The following is a genomic window from Deltaproteobacteria bacterium.
AAGGAGAATCAAATTAATGGGGCGACCAAGCGACGCAAGGGAACGGCTCCTTGACTCGGCCATCGAACTGATCTGGAAAAAGACCTACCGCTCGGTCAGTGTGGACGCAATATGTGAGCTGGCCGATGTCAGGAAGGGGAGCTTCTATCACTTCTTTCAGTCCAAGGCCGAGCTGGCGGCAGCGGCGATCCAGAACCACTGGGACCGGTTCAGGCCCGAAATGGATGCCATTTTCTCCCCAACCGTCGATCCCCTGGACCGCCTCAGGAACTATTTCGACAAGATTTACAATTTACAATCTGCCATAAAGCACGAGAAGGGCTGTGTGTGCGGCTGTCCCTTCTTCGACCTGGGGGCCGAGACAGCCTTCCAGGAGCCTGAACTCCTGGAAACAGTGAAGGTGTTGCTTAGCCAATACTTTCGGTACTTCGAATCGGCAGTGAGGGATGCCCACTCTCTTGGACATATCCAGGCCGACGATCCTGCAGCCACGGCGCGTTTCCTGTTCAATTTTCTGGAAGGGTCTCTGACGATAGCCCGGATTCACAACGATCCTGAATTATTAAAAGACCTGGCTCCCGGGGCCATGCAGATATTAGGTGTGGTGGAAGAGAAACGTAGTTAAGACGATACGTTTGGAAATCGAGAATTTTTTTTCGCTAATGACTTGACTAAATAGTCAAGTCATATGGGTCTCCTCAACGAAGGTGGGACACCGGAGGGTGGAGATCGAAGCTGTATGCAATCAAAAGGAGGTTAATATGTCGGATTCGATTCTGGTAACCGGTGCTACGGGAACCCTTGGAAACCAGGTTGTGGAACAGTTGAGTCAGAGGGGTTACAAGGTGCGCGCGGCGGTACATTCTCCGGAGAGAGCCACGTCTCTTAACGGCAGAGCCAATGAGATAGTATCCCTCGACTTCAGCCGTCCTGAGACCTTTGAAAGGGCGCTGGACGGTATAGACAAGGTCTTTTTTCTCAGTCCCCCTACAGAAGACATGGTGGAAACTGGAACAAGGTTTGCTGAATCGGCTAAAGAGGCGGGGGTCCGTCGCATCGTCCGCCAATCGGGCATGGGGGCTGATGCCGATCCGGGCATAACCCTTGGGCACTGGCACCGGGGCGTCGAACGGGCAATCGAGGATACGGGAATGGAGTGGACCCACCTTAGACCGAACTCCTTCATGCAGAATTTCGTCGCCTTCATGTCACAGACGATAAAGGAACAGGGGACCTTCTACCTTCCATGGGGCGACGGCAATATCAGCCTTGTGGATGTGCGGGACATTGCAACGGTGGCGGTGGAGTCACTGACAGGCGATGGACATGAGGGACAATCATATGAGATCACAGGTCCTGAAGCCCTGTCTGGCGAGGATTGCTCCCGGATCTTTTCGGAAGTACTGAACCGGACCGTTCAGTACGTTGATGTCCCTGAAGATGCTGCCAGACAGTCCATGCAGGGCATGGGGATACCGGATTGGTACGTCGATGTCATCATGGAGCTGTATGCTATCAACAAGGCCGGATATACAGCCGAAGTGAAAGATACTGTGGCGCGGGTTACGGGTAAAGATCCGCGTCATTTCGAGCAGTTCGTCCAGGATTACGTTGAGGTGTTCAGTTAGATAATGCGGAAATTTTCCACCAGGGTACAGCGCCGCTGCCGTGTATAAGTGCGCGCCGAGGTTAACCCCTCACCTGTCGGCCCGGCGATGGTGAAGGCGGTGTGGCCTTCGCCACCAAGACCAAGCCCGGCATAGGAGGGACCGTTCTTGACAAAAAGCGTGGTCTGAATGGCCCGGGCGAAGGCTGTCATGTTGTCCACATTGGTCGAGTGCATTATGGCCGTGTGCCGGTTGCCCTGTTCCACCTCTACGGCAAAATTAATTCCTTCCTGGACATTCGCCACTCGCACGATGGGCATGACGGGCATCATCTGCTCAATCCAGACAAGGGGGTGATCCTTACCGGCCTCGAATATGGCCAGCCGATACTCTTCCCCCAGTTCTATGCCCACCTCTTTGAGGATTACCTGGACATTTTTCCCGATAAAGGCGGGGTTGATCCTTCCCTCTTTGGTAACCACCAACTCTGTGACCTTTTCCGCCTCGTCAGGTGTCAGGAAGTAGGCCTTGCCGGTTTCCTGCATGAACTTGATCAGGCAATCGACCACTTCGTCTACAGCGAGAACCTCTTTTTCACAGGTGCAGAAGATATTATTGTTGATGCTCGCTCCATCGACGATAGATTTGGCCGCATTTCGTATGTTGGCAGTTTCGTCCACCAGGACAGGCGGATTTCCGGCGCCGGCCCCGATAGCTTTTTTACCCGAACGCAAGACCGCATTCACCGCCGCCTTGCCGCCTGTGGCCACCAGCATGTTGACCTTCGGATGTTTCATGATCTCCTTGGCCGTTTCCAAGGTAGGATGGCTGACGGAAGAGATCAGGCCGACAGGCCCTCCAACATCGACGATGGCCTGATGGAGCAGCCGAATCATACCTGTGCTGGTCTCCCTGGCGCTGGGGTGTGGGTTGAAAACCACGGCATTTCCAGCGGCTATCATGCTGATGGAATTATGAATTACGGTGCCGGTGGGATTTGTGATGGGCGTCAGGGAACCGATAACTCCTACCGGGGCGTACTCCAGAAGAGTCAGGCCGTCGTCGCCGCTTTTGGCAACAGGTTGAATGTCCTCCGTACCGGGCGTTTTTGTGGAACAGAGAATGTTTTCCTTGACCTTATCCTCGAAACGGCCCAGCTTCGTTTCCCTTACCGCTATAGCGGACATCTTCTCATTGTTATCAAGAGACGTTTTTCTCATGGCGGCGATCATCTTGTCCCGCTGTGCGAGGGTCATGGAAATCAACTTTTTTTGTGCCTGGACAGCGCCATTGACGGCTTCCTCGACTGTCCGGTAAATACCATCACCATCGGGTTCGGCAACCGCAGGATTCTCCTCGCTCACGAGATTTTCCAGCACTTTCTGGATGACGGTGGTGACTAAATCCTGGTTGACATTCATTTTACTCCTCCTTGTTCGCGCTTCATCATCAAGTTTCGTCCGTAATATCTTTTTAAAGTCAGTTGCCGCAGGCTGCCAGAAAAACACCGCCGATCAGAATCTGCAGTTCCCGCCGATCCAGCGGCAAACCTTCCTTTTCAAGAGCAAGAGCCAAAGATTCCTCCAGATCATGGATCCATCCTGTATCCCGAAGGCCGGGCGTCAGAACCGATCTGAAATTTTCGGACCAGCGTTCCATCTCGACGAAAGCTTGAGTAACGGGTTCCGCGACCCGCATATCCTGTTCCACGGTTCCGCCGCTAATGCCGATGGCCCCCACAACTTCCCCATCGAACCAGAGAGGAAAACCGCCGCCGAACAGAATGATCCTCCCACCGTGCGTGTTCTGAATCCCGGAAAGTACACCGTCTGACCGGGCCAACCTGCCAAGCTCATCCGTTGGCATTCGAAGGGAAGCCGCAGTGAAAGCCTTGGAACGCGCTATCTCGGAACTGGCTGGAAGCGCCCCCTTCATACGGGCGAAAAATTGGAGGGAGCCCTCCTCATCCGCCAGGGCTATGGCCATGGGAACTCCCATATCCCGAGCGGCCGCTTCGGCAACAGCGCAAAGGATCCGGGCTATCGAATAGGGAAGCTTCATTATCTCGAACCTCTCATAAGGAACCCTCCAGGATGGTTGCCAGTGCTTGATTCACCGTTGCTTCCACTTCCATGGCCCAAGCCAGGACAAAGATCAGATCCCCCAGCCGGTTGAAATAGGTGAGGAGACGTTCCGCCCTCCCCGACTCCATGTTCAGTTGAACGATGGCACGTTCGCCCCGGCGACAGACCGCCCTGGCGACATGAAGCACAGCGCTGTCAATTGAACTCCCAGGGATGACAAATCGTCCAGGCGAACCGTGGGATTCCTGAAATTCATCGATCCATTTTTCGATCTTCCTGACGTCCTCTTCACCGATGCGTTTTTTCAATGAAATCCGGCTGTCGGGATTGGAGGCCAATTCCGAACTTGCGATGAAGATGTCCTCCTGCACGGAAAATATGACATCTCTTGCAGGATCGGACGTAATCAGGGCACGGGCGGTTCCGAGGTGACACTGGAGTTCGTCGAGAATACCATAGGTTTCGACACGCGTGTCACTCTTCCACACGGACTCACCGCTCAAAAGCCGTGTGCGCCCCTCGTCCCCTTTTCGGGTATATATCCTTTCCTCCGTGTCCCTCATTGATAACCTCGCAAAAAGTCATCAACGCGCCCATTGAAGGGCGCCCAAATCGAAGATTTGTGAGGAAAGTGAAAATGACACTTTTCGCTTTCCGTGGAGTAAAAAGCCATTAACGGACTTTTTACGACCCTATCTTTACTGAACGTCAATTTCATCAATAATCCCAATGATCGTTGCGTCCACGGGACACCCATCATCGCCTACCGCCTGCCGGGCACCACTCCCCTGAACAACAAAGACTCTTTCCCCCACACCGGCTCCCACAGCATCGATAGCAACCAGCGTCCCACCCTGGGGTTCCTCTGTCCTGGGATCCAGCGGCTGGATGACCTGGATCTTGCTGCCAACCAGATTTTCATGCTTGCGTGTGGCTACGACTGTCCCAATGACGCGGGCGATTATCATGACGTTTTTCCTCCTTAACGGGGATCAGAATTCCTCATTATCAGCCATCAGTATCCCATACCGGGCGGCAAGATCCTGAGCCAAAGGCGTGAAGCGCCATTGCGGCTGGACCATGACTGCAGCACCCAGACGTTGGGCGTGGTTGATGTCAGCCGCAGTAACCAGCGGACCCGCCGGCCTGAAGACCCTTCCATGTGTATCCGGGACGCCGGCAGTCCCTTCTTCTTGAAGATTTTCCCTGCTCAGAACGGTGTTCACTGTGTCTCGCAACCTGCCTACATCGGTCAACCGGCAACCGTAGGAAACCAGAGTGTCGAGGATATTGTCCATGGCATCCCGCAGGGCCTTCGATCCTCTGTGGAAGCCCAGTTCCTTCCGCCCATAGGCCGTGGGATCGACTCCATTTCGAGCCACGATCACCGGTTTGCCCATAAAAAGGCCGTGGAGAATACAGTTCGTTGCCGTGTTGTCGGCAATGAGCATCCTGATCTTGGCAGCAGTGTTGACGCTCAGCAAAGGCACGATCACCGCCCGGACCTGCTTGAGACATCCGAGCCAGTTCGCAGTGGAAACCCGGCCCTGATGGG
Proteins encoded in this region:
- a CDS encoding TetR/AcrR family transcriptional regulator → MGRPSDARERLLDSAIELIWKKTYRSVSVDAICELADVRKGSFYHFFQSKAELAAAAIQNHWDRFRPEMDAIFSPTVDPLDRLRNYFDKIYNLQSAIKHEKGCVCGCPFFDLGAETAFQEPELLETVKVLLSQYFRYFESAVRDAHSLGHIQADDPAATARFLFNFLEGSLTIARIHNDPELLKDLAPGAMQILGVVEEKRS
- a CDS encoding SDR family oxidoreductase — its product is MSDSILVTGATGTLGNQVVEQLSQRGYKVRAAVHSPERATSLNGRANEIVSLDFSRPETFERALDGIDKVFFLSPPTEDMVETGTRFAESAKEAGVRRIVRQSGMGADADPGITLGHWHRGVERAIEDTGMEWTHLRPNSFMQNFVAFMSQTIKEQGTFYLPWGDGNISLVDVRDIATVAVESLTGDGHEGQSYEITGPEALSGEDCSRIFSEVLNRTVQYVDVPEDAARQSMQGMGIPDWYVDVIMELYAINKAGYTAEVKDTVARVTGKDPRHFEQFVQDYVEVFS
- a CDS encoding aldehyde dehydrogenase EutE — encoded protein: MNVNQDLVTTVIQKVLENLVSEENPAVAEPDGDGIYRTVEEAVNGAVQAQKKLISMTLAQRDKMIAAMRKTSLDNNEKMSAIAVRETKLGRFEDKVKENILCSTKTPGTEDIQPVAKSGDDGLTLLEYAPVGVIGSLTPITNPTGTVIHNSISMIAAGNAVVFNPHPSARETSTGMIRLLHQAIVDVGGPVGLISSVSHPTLETAKEIMKHPKVNMLVATGGKAAVNAVLRSGKKAIGAGAGNPPVLVDETANIRNAAKSIVDGASINNNIFCTCEKEVLAVDEVVDCLIKFMQETGKAYFLTPDEAEKVTELVVTKEGRINPAFIGKNVQVILKEVGIELGEEYRLAIFEAGKDHPLVWIEQMMPVMPIVRVANVQEGINFAVEVEQGNRHTAIMHSTNVDNMTAFARAIQTTLFVKNGPSYAGLGLGGEGHTAFTIAGPTGEGLTSARTYTRQRRCTLVENFRII
- a CDS encoding heme-binding protein; the encoded protein is MKLPYSIARILCAVAEAAARDMGVPMAIALADEEGSLQFFARMKGALPASSEIARSKAFTAASLRMPTDELGRLARSDGVLSGIQNTHGGRIILFGGGFPLWFDGEVVGAIGISGGTVEQDMRVAEPVTQAFVEMERWSENFRSVLTPGLRDTGWIHDLEESLALALEKEGLPLDRRELQILIGGVFLAACGN
- a CDS encoding cob(I)yrinic acid a,c-diamide adenosyltransferase → MRDTEERIYTRKGDEGRTRLLSGESVWKSDTRVETYGILDELQCHLGTARALITSDPARDVIFSVQEDIFIASSELASNPDSRISLKKRIGEEDVRKIEKWIDEFQESHGSPGRFVIPGSSIDSAVLHVARAVCRRGERAIVQLNMESGRAERLLTYFNRLGDLIFVLAWAMEVEATVNQALATILEGSL
- a CDS encoding EutN/CcmL family microcompartment protein — encoded protein: MIIARVIGTVVATRKHENLVGSKIQVIQPLDPRTEEPQGGTLVAIDAVGAGVGERVFVVQGSGARQAVGDDGCPVDATIIGIIDEIDVQ